One window of the Cryptomeria japonica chromosome 7, Sugi_1.0, whole genome shotgun sequence genome contains the following:
- the LOC131050268 gene encoding sulfate transporter 3.1, with the protein MDGVEHGKVNDDLQMVVVHKTDVPPAQGTRMINEVGKAVRETLFPDDPFRQFKNQSRGRKCVLGLQYVFPILEWAPKYSFALFKSDVISGVTIASLAIPQGISYAKLANLPPLMGLYSSFVPPLVYAMLGTSKDIAVGTVAVVSLLLASMLGDEVSPTANPELYLQLALTATFFAGVFQASLGIFRLGFIIDMLSHATIVGFMAGAATVVTLQQLKGFLGLQHFSTKTDVVSVVQSVSQQVHKWRWETIVLGAFFLVFLLVARYISKKNSKLFWVSAAAPLTSVIVGSLLVFCTHAEKHGVQIVGQLKKGLNPLSIQLLVFHGQYLKVALKAGLICGLIALTEGVASGRTFALFKNYHTDGNKEMIAIGMMNVLGSWTSCYVTTGPFSRSAVNFSAGCKTVVSNIVMAIAVMITLLFLTPLFHYTPMVVLSSIITSAMLGLIDIQTAYHLWKVDKLDFLVCMGGYFGVVFIDVQTGLIISVSISVVRLLMHVMRPHTAVLGNIPGTSMYRSTEQYQDATKVPGILILRIDSPIYFANANYLKDRTLRWIEDEEENLAKLNQDILRYVILDMGSVATIDTSGINVLEELKRTLEHRQLQLVLANPASPVVEKLEKCKFIEILEKKWLFVTVAEAVVVCNSLLHAEKVHSANYNHKN; encoded by the exons ATGGATGGAGTTGAGCATGGGAAAGTTAATGATGATTTACAGATGGTGGTGGTTCACAAGACTGATGTTCCTCCTGCTCAAGGCACAAGAATGATCAATGAAGTTGGCAAAGCAGTCAGGGAAACTCTGTTTCCTGATGATCCCTTTAGGCAGTTTAAGAATCAGTCTAGGGGACGTAAGTGTGTTCTTGGCCTTCAGTATGTTTTCCCCATCTTAGAGTGGGCACCCAAATATTCATTTGCCCTGTTCAAATCAGATGTGATATCGGGAGTCACCATTGCTAGCCTTGCCATTCCACAG GGCATAAGCTATGCAAAGCTTGCAAATTTGCCTCCCTTGATGGGACTAT ATTCCAGTTTTGTTCCTCCTCTAGTATATGCAATGCTGGGGACATCCAAGGATATAGCAGTGGGCACAGTGGCAGTTGTATCACTTCTCCTTGCCTCAATGCTTGGCGATGAGGTCTCTCCCACAGCTAATCCAGAGCTGTATTTACAGCTGGCTTTGACTGCAACATTTTTCGCTGGAGTTTTCCAAGCATCCTTGGGTATTTTTAG GCTGGGATTCATCATAGACATGCTTTCACATGCAACAATAGTGGGATTCATGGCAGGAGCAGCCACTGTTGTAACCCTCCAACAGCTCAAAGGTTTCCTGGGACTCCAACATTTCTCAACTAAAACAGATGTTGTTTCAGTGGTGCAATCAGTTTCACAGCAAGTTCATAAG TGGAGATGGGAAACCATTGTGTTGGGAGCATTTTTCCTAGTTTTCCTGCTAGTTGCTCGTTACATT AGCAAGAAAAATTCCAAGCTTTTCTGGGTATCTGCTGCTGCCCCACTGACATCTGTCATTGTAGGCAGCCTGCTGGTGTTCTGCACACATGCAGAAAAACATGGAGTACAAATT GTGGGGCAGTTAAAGAAAGGTCTGAATCCCCTGTCCATTCAGCTCTTGGTCTTCCATGGTCAGTATTTGAAGGTTGCTTTAAAGGCAGGACTGATATGCGGTCTCATCGCCTTAACT GAAGGAGTAGCATCTGGAAGAACATTTGCCCTTTTCAAGAATTACCATACAGATGGCAATAAGGAGATGATAGCCATTGGAATGATGAACGTATTGGGCTCCTGGACTAGCTGTTATGTTACAACAG GTCCATTCTCCAGATCAGCAGTGAATTTCAGTGCAGGATGTAAAACAGTTGTATCAAATATAGTAATGGCCATTGCTGTGATGATAACTCTACTGTTCTTGACCCCTCTATTCCACTACACTCCCATGGTGGTTCTGTCATCTATAATAACATCAGCTATGCTAGGCTTGATTGACATCCAAACTGCATACCATCTCTGGAAGGTGGACAAACTTGACTTCCTCGTCTGTATGGGAGGCTACTTTGGGGTGGTTTTCATAGACGTTCAAACTGGTTTGATTATTTCT GTATCCATTTCTGTGGTAAGGCTGTTGATGCATGTCATGAGGCCTCATACTGCAGTTCTGGGGAACATTCCTGGAACATCCATGTACAGAAGCACAGAGCAGTACCAAGATGCCACTAAAGTCCCTGGCATTCTCATCCTACGGATAGATTCCCCTATCTATTTTGCCAATGCCAACTATTTGAAAGACAG AACGTTGAGATGGatagaagatgaagaagagaattTGGCCAAGCTCAATCAAGACATCCTACGTTATGTAATTCTTGACATGGGTT CTGTGGCTACAATTGACACAAGTGGAATCAATGTCCTTGAGGAATTGAAAAGGACATTAGAACATCGACAACTTCAG CTTGTTTTAGCGAATCCAGCAAGTCCAGTGGTGGAAAAACTTGAGAAGTGCAAATTTATAGAAATTCTAGAGAAAAAATGGCTGTTTGTTACAGTGGCTGAGGCTGTTGTTGTGTGCAACTCTCTACTCCATGCTGAAAAGGTCCACAGCGCCAACTACAATCATAAAAATTAA